In one window of Haloprofundus halophilus DNA:
- a CDS encoding ArnT family glycosyltransferase, which yields MGDTDDSNVVSELRQFRPSAVAGLFSRADARYVSPVLLAGVAVYALYLTVNAYPGYGAGLYNLMGEQIAANGYLPPESIPYYTVDGVPFAYPPLMFYVIAAIRDVTGVGPFALARFFPGLVTIAYLAPTYLLARDVLASRPAASAVGLLVALNPKVLQWHITAGGLVRAPAFLFAVCGIYAGYRLYTAVETTGYERRWLAVSALCFGLTLLTHPTYTLFFVGSFVILWLSLDRSLAGFLRGGVVAAGGFALATPWLLWNVSTHGIEVFTEASGTHGGIGGGLGVTPWLAIPLLLAAALFLVRRPFLGVWTVAAALLFQQARFVAFVGTFAVVALAFAPVRTAVAERVPRPKRRTLAAVAVAVTLICGLGVVGYSMTVAEPSIAPAFVDDDDVAAMEWAGDETPDDATFVVVGDAAEWFPDVSKRTMVVGLWGVEWEGAETYAEQKELYRTVSTCDSADCISETLNAADVTPDYLYVPKGTYIVRGKRTTGGGELAASLMAAEGYEAAYENDGVVVFRVVSTES from the coding sequence ATGGGTGATACCGACGACTCGAACGTCGTCTCCGAACTTCGGCAGTTCCGCCCGAGCGCCGTCGCGGGGCTGTTCTCCCGCGCGGACGCCCGCTACGTCTCGCCCGTACTCCTGGCGGGTGTCGCCGTCTACGCTCTGTATCTGACGGTCAACGCCTACCCGGGTTACGGTGCCGGCCTCTACAACCTGATGGGCGAACAGATCGCCGCTAACGGCTATCTCCCGCCCGAATCCATACCGTACTACACGGTCGACGGCGTCCCCTTCGCGTACCCGCCGCTGATGTTCTACGTCATCGCCGCGATACGCGACGTGACGGGCGTCGGGCCGTTCGCACTCGCGCGCTTCTTCCCCGGGCTCGTCACCATCGCGTATCTCGCGCCGACGTATCTGCTCGCGCGCGACGTGCTCGCCTCCCGTCCGGCGGCGTCGGCCGTCGGACTCCTCGTCGCGCTCAACCCGAAGGTGCTCCAGTGGCACATCACCGCCGGCGGGTTAGTCCGCGCACCCGCGTTCCTGTTCGCCGTCTGCGGCATCTACGCCGGGTACAGACTGTACACCGCCGTCGAGACGACGGGCTACGAACGCCGGTGGCTCGCCGTCTCCGCGCTCTGCTTCGGGCTGACGCTCCTGACGCACCCGACGTACACGCTGTTTTTCGTCGGCAGTTTCGTCATCCTGTGGCTCTCGCTCGACCGGTCGCTCGCGGGCTTTCTCCGCGGGGGCGTCGTCGCCGCCGGCGGGTTCGCGCTGGCGACGCCGTGGCTGCTCTGGAACGTCTCCACGCACGGTATCGAGGTGTTCACCGAGGCCTCCGGAACGCACGGCGGCATCGGCGGCGGACTCGGCGTCACCCCGTGGCTCGCGATACCGCTCCTGCTCGCAGCGGCGCTGTTTCTCGTCCGGCGACCGTTCCTCGGCGTCTGGACCGTCGCGGCGGCGCTGTTGTTCCAGCAGGCGCGATTCGTCGCGTTCGTCGGCACGTTCGCCGTCGTCGCGCTGGCGTTCGCGCCGGTCCGAACCGCGGTCGCCGAGCGAGTTCCCCGACCGAAGCGACGGACGCTCGCCGCCGTCGCCGTCGCCGTGACGCTGATCTGCGGTCTCGGCGTCGTCGGCTACTCGATGACCGTCGCCGAACCCTCCATCGCGCCCGCCTTCGTCGACGACGACGACGTGGCCGCGATGGAGTGGGCCGGCGACGAGACCCCCGATGACGCGACGTTCGTCGTCGTCGGCGACGCCGCCGAGTGGTTCCCCGACGTCAGCAAGCGGACAATGGTGGTCGGCCTGTGGGGCGTCGAATGGGAAGGGGCGGAGACGTACGCCGAGCAGAAAGAGCTGTACCGGACGGTGTCGACCTGTGACTCCGCCGACTGCATCTCCGAGACGTTGAACGCGGCGGACGTGACGCCCGACTACCTCTACGTCCCGAAGGGGACGTACATCGTCCGTGGGAAGCGAACTACCGGCGGCGGCGAACTCGCGGCGTCGTTGATGGCCGCCGAGGGTTACGAGGCGGCGTACGAGAACGACGGCGTCGTCGTCTTCCGCGTGGTGTCGACGGAGTCGTAG
- a CDS encoding flagellin, whose translation MGFSTSAAATIIFIGVLLSFGFLYPVVEQNLEAHTEAFDDRDDRSLTQRNTDIAFDSATYYPDTETLVVSVNNTGTTTLRVDETDLLVDGEIRTGYDTEVDDGPDRTLWVPGETLTMTVDDVAERPDRVNVVTGLGVRISTSVEEGTA comes from the coding sequence ATGGGGTTCAGCACGAGCGCCGCCGCAACCATCATCTTCATCGGCGTTCTGCTGAGCTTCGGCTTTCTCTACCCGGTCGTCGAACAGAACCTCGAGGCCCACACCGAGGCGTTCGACGACCGGGACGACCGCTCGCTCACCCAGCGAAACACGGATATCGCCTTCGACAGCGCGACGTACTACCCAGACACGGAGACGCTCGTCGTCAGCGTGAACAACACCGGGACGACGACGCTCCGGGTCGACGAGACCGATCTCCTCGTGGACGGCGAAATCCGGACCGGGTACGACACCGAAGTCGACGACGGGCCCGACAGAACGCTGTGGGTCCCCGGCGAGACGCTCACGATGACCGTCGACGACGTCGCCGAACGACCGGACCGAGTCAACGTCGTCACCGGGTTGGGCGTCCGCATCTCGACGTCGGTCGAGGAGGGGACGGCCTGA
- a CDS encoding ATPase domain-containing protein, with translation MNGYYSLGLTDRDRIDASFGGGLPRGSLVLIEGGHGAGKSALTQRFCFGFCETGHSVTYVSTELEAAGFVSQMRSLSYSVVSHMLAEQMLFLHADVDTRDRMDGQEASLDGREMLTRLMNAETMWRSDVVIVDGFDSILLHDPRFEAISDENDEDDLMQNLITFFRQVVTDGTTVVFTVNPESLSPNTLRPLRTVSDVYLDIQTKSVGSEIRRNALVRKFGGMGEQVDDSIGFTVQSGRGISIVSRTVA, from the coding sequence ATGAACGGATACTACTCACTCGGATTGACGGACCGCGACCGAATCGACGCCTCCTTCGGCGGCGGGTTGCCACGGGGCAGTCTCGTCCTCATCGAGGGGGGTCACGGCGCGGGCAAGAGCGCGCTCACACAACGGTTCTGTTTCGGGTTCTGCGAGACCGGTCACTCGGTGACGTACGTCTCGACGGAACTGGAAGCGGCCGGATTCGTCTCGCAGATGCGCTCGCTGTCGTACAGCGTCGTCAGCCACATGCTCGCAGAACAGATGCTGTTTCTGCACGCGGACGTGGACACCCGCGACCGAATGGACGGGCAGGAGGCGAGCCTCGACGGCCGCGAGATGCTGACGCGGCTGATGAACGCCGAGACGATGTGGCGAAGCGACGTCGTCATCGTCGACGGTTTCGACTCTATCTTGCTTCACGACCCGCGCTTCGAGGCCATCAGCGACGAGAACGACGAGGACGACCTGATGCAGAACCTCATCACGTTCTTCAGACAGGTCGTCACCGACGGAACGACCGTCGTGTTCACCGTCAACCCCGAGTCGCTCAGTCCGAACACGCTCCGCCCGCTGCGGACGGTCTCGGACGTCTACCTCGACATCCAGACCAAGAGCGTCGGCAGCGAGATACGCCGCAACGCGCTCGTCCGGAAGTTCGGCGGCATGGGCGAGCAGGTCGACGACAGTATCGGTTTCACCGTGCAGTCGGGCCGCGGCATCAGCATCGTGAGTCGGACGGTGGCCTAG
- a CDS encoding FlaD/FlaE family flagellar protein — protein MDIGNVLRSLGLEALAPEAREGRAGTDRPDDDSDDPDESAELEEEGGPREGDAGDAAATDGDAIEDLRHELDQVAADLETTQSKLRAVQSERDEMVERLDGLEDDTARLLGVYDRLTAEVNPFDEQWRQSAEGRTGGDSRYGVVSVGEESSNGSVVETNGHADSRARDDEPTEETFEATPPAPPVDAESLPRTQGSSDVYLRTLAPSFATEVLLMEWMTMLIDSAGPGGAMKAVDYYERINWIDESVKDHLEDLLGGVETAPLTADGVVDDLTSEEHSQSFAYIMKLDGLRATNAA, from the coding sequence ATGGATATCGGAAACGTTCTGCGCTCGCTCGGACTCGAGGCGCTCGCTCCCGAGGCACGCGAGGGGCGAGCGGGCACCGACCGCCCCGACGACGACTCCGACGACCCCGACGAGTCCGCAGAATTAGAGGAGGAGGGAGGACCCCGCGAGGGTGACGCCGGCGACGCCGCCGCGACGGATGGTGACGCCATCGAGGACCTGCGCCACGAACTCGACCAGGTCGCCGCCGACCTGGAGACGACGCAGTCGAAACTGCGGGCCGTTCAGAGCGAACGCGACGAGATGGTCGAGCGACTGGACGGACTCGAAGACGACACCGCCCGGCTGCTCGGCGTGTACGACCGGCTGACCGCGGAGGTCAACCCGTTCGACGAGCAGTGGAGACAGTCCGCGGAGGGCCGAACCGGCGGCGACTCGCGGTACGGCGTCGTCTCCGTCGGCGAGGAGTCGTCGAACGGCTCGGTCGTCGAGACGAACGGACACGCGGACTCGCGCGCACGTGATGACGAACCGACCGAGGAGACGTTCGAGGCGACGCCGCCCGCGCCGCCCGTCGACGCGGAGTCGCTACCGCGGACACAGGGGTCTTCGGACGTGTACCTCCGGACGCTCGCCCCGTCGTTCGCCACCGAGGTGCTGTTGATGGAGTGGATGACGATGCTCATCGACAGCGCCGGTCCCGGCGGCGCGATGAAAGCCGTCGACTACTACGAGCGCATCAACTGGATCGACGAGTCGGTCAAAGACCACCTCGAAGACCTGCTCGGCGGCGTCGAGACCGCGCCGCTGACCGCCGACGGCGTCGTCGACGACCTCACGAGCGAGGAACACAGCCAGAGCTTCGCGTACATCATGAAGCTCGACGGCCTCCGAGCGACGAACGCGGCCTGA
- a CDS encoding type II/IV secretion system ATPase subunit, whose amino-acid sequence MSDLGTTKLSGELRTLAQQHPHLDEHLQRFRAEYNEFPVYTEELESEHEVRRPNVVYPTVKNDHPVFCHVFGDTGVPTKYYAVEPSLDESDSATYRRIRQRILDESVSRPAPGDIEQFQAHLDELLNEVVNVGTPRTRLGSLLSGRITVREETFDTIRYLLQRDIVGLGPLAPLMGDPENEDIHVIGPHECFTDHGTYGMLPTSIDFGSPDEFENWLRNLGERMDTPISDSNPVIDSTLPDGSRINIIYSDDVSIKGPSLTIRQFNEVPLSILQITKWGTLSPEMSAYLWLCLENDQTVFVAGETASGKTTTLNAILSFIPRDAKIYTAEDTAEVMPPHSTWQQLLTREGQGSDDSTDVDMFDLVAAALRSRPDYIIVGEVRGAEGRMAFQAAQTGHPVMLTFHASDIVSLIQRFTGDPIAVPETFMGNCDLCVFQNRVKLGDDMVRRVTSIQEIEGYSKQEGGVVTRQVFTWDPIDDDIIFTGMNNSYVLEDRIAPLLGFEDSRAIYDELLRRAEIIRRLIDSDVLEYAEVNRAIETFQNDGVEALSIDIAGLTEAGGR is encoded by the coding sequence ATGTCGGACCTCGGAACCACGAAGCTCTCCGGGGAACTGCGCACGCTCGCACAGCAGCACCCGCATCTGGACGAACACCTCCAGCGCTTCCGCGCCGAGTACAACGAGTTCCCGGTGTACACCGAGGAACTCGAGTCCGAACACGAGGTGCGTCGCCCGAACGTCGTCTACCCGACGGTGAAGAACGACCACCCCGTCTTCTGCCACGTCTTCGGCGACACCGGCGTGCCGACGAAGTACTACGCGGTCGAACCCTCGCTCGACGAATCCGACTCGGCGACCTACCGACGCATCCGACAGCGCATCCTCGACGAGAGCGTCTCTCGACCCGCGCCCGGCGACATCGAGCAGTTTCAGGCCCACCTCGACGAACTGCTGAACGAAGTCGTCAACGTCGGCACGCCGAGGACTCGTCTCGGGTCGCTACTCAGCGGGCGTATCACCGTCCGCGAGGAGACGTTCGACACGATTCGCTATCTCCTCCAGCGCGACATCGTCGGTCTCGGGCCGCTCGCGCCGCTGATGGGCGACCCCGAGAACGAGGACATCCACGTCATCGGCCCGCACGAGTGTTTCACCGACCACGGCACCTACGGGATGCTCCCGACGAGCATCGACTTCGGGTCGCCCGACGAGTTCGAAAACTGGCTCCGAAACCTCGGCGAACGGATGGACACGCCCATCAGCGACTCGAACCCCGTCATCGACTCGACGCTCCCGGACGGGTCGCGTATCAACATCATCTACTCCGACGACGTGAGTATCAAGGGCCCGTCGCTGACGATCCGACAGTTCAACGAGGTTCCGCTCTCCATCCTCCAGATCACGAAGTGGGGGACGCTCAGCCCCGAGATGTCGGCGTATCTGTGGCTCTGCTTGGAGAACGACCAGACCGTCTTCGTCGCCGGCGAGACGGCGTCGGGGAAGACGACGACGCTCAACGCCATCCTCTCGTTCATCCCGCGAGACGCCAAAATCTACACCGCGGAGGACACCGCGGAGGTGATGCCCCCGCACAGCACGTGGCAGCAACTGCTCACCCGCGAAGGACAGGGTAGCGACGACAGCACCGACGTGGACATGTTCGACCTCGTCGCGGCCGCGCTCCGGTCGCGTCCCGACTACATCATCGTCGGGGAGGTCCGCGGCGCGGAGGGGCGGATGGCCTTCCAGGCCGCCCAGACCGGTCACCCCGTGATGTTGACGTTCCACGCCAGCGACATCGTCTCGCTCATCCAGCGCTTCACCGGCGACCCCATCGCCGTCCCGGAGACGTTCATGGGTAACTGCGACCTCTGCGTGTTCCAGAACCGGGTCAAACTCGGCGACGACATGGTTCGGCGCGTCACCAGCATCCAGGAGATAGAGGGCTACTCGAAGCAGGAAGGCGGCGTCGTCACCCGGCAGGTGTTCACGTGGGACCCCATCGATGACGACATCATCTTCACCGGGATGAACAACTCCTACGTGTTAGAGGACCGCATCGCGCCGCTTCTCGGCTTCGAGGACTCACGCGCTATCTATGACGAACTGCTGCGTCGCGCCGAGATAATTCGACGGCTCATCGACTCGGACGTCCTCGAATACGCCGAAGTCAACCGAGCCATCGAGACGTTCCAGAACGACGGCGTCGAGGCGCTGTCGATAGATATCGCGGGACTCACCGAGGCCGGCGGGCGGTAA
- the flaJ gene encoding archaellar assembly protein FlaJ — translation MDGGSGGNVGREESDGQFDLQQMLESLERGYYTMDMPYERYLFLVLLPALLFGQATFIAVLALEPMLAVSAPLVLLSFFVPGVALVYPQLVHDRKRKDTREKFYLFITHITVLSTTNIDRVEIFRTLAREEEYGAIAEEMGRIVALVDTWNQSLDDACRMRAKFVASPLMEDFLERLAYSVGAGQHISEFLLNEQDSIIQSYTTRYGSQLDRLGLVKDVYMSVNLSVTFGLVFAIVIPFLIGINPTMALVAVILGSIFVQVMFLYAMNSIAPKDPVWFQSEMALDRNVRIRTSLVAGAGLSLALTAACYAALRGMLPIDAGKIPLPLYVAIPFTPLLLPGVVTQREEKRVKNRDEGFPSFIRALGAVESVKQSSTSSVLASLKKKDFGALTANISNLYRRLNMRIDSQLSWTYFSAETGSYLIQKFSDMYVKGRRMGGEPRQLGTLISRNMTAVLNLRRKRSQEVGTVLGVLYGVVLSSTFAYYVALEVVRVLKEISTEMDVDSNIVGSLLNPSVYTMPEIEFLLLVAIVVNSFFASMIIRVIGRGHSMTSLPHFALLVWSSSIVAVITSEVVSTLVAF, via the coding sequence ATGGACGGCGGTTCGGGCGGGAACGTCGGGCGCGAGGAGTCCGACGGCCAGTTCGATCTCCAGCAGATGCTGGAGTCGCTCGAACGCGGCTACTACACGATGGACATGCCGTACGAGCGGTATCTGTTCCTCGTGCTGTTGCCCGCGCTGCTGTTCGGGCAAGCGACGTTCATCGCCGTCCTCGCGTTAGAGCCGATGCTCGCCGTCAGCGCGCCGCTCGTCCTGCTGTCGTTTTTCGTGCCGGGCGTCGCGCTCGTCTACCCGCAGCTCGTCCACGACAGAAAGCGGAAGGACACCAGAGAGAAGTTCTACCTGTTCATCACCCACATCACCGTCCTCTCGACGACGAACATCGACCGCGTCGAAATTTTCCGGACACTCGCCCGCGAGGAGGAGTACGGCGCCATCGCCGAGGAGATGGGCCGCATCGTCGCGCTCGTCGACACGTGGAACCAGAGCCTCGACGACGCCTGTCGGATGCGCGCGAAGTTCGTCGCCAGTCCGTTGATGGAGGACTTCCTCGAACGACTGGCGTACTCTGTCGGCGCGGGCCAACACATCAGCGAGTTCCTCCTCAACGAGCAGGACTCAATCATCCAGAGTTACACGACCCGCTACGGCAGCCAACTCGACCGCCTCGGACTGGTCAAGGACGTCTACATGTCGGTGAACCTCTCCGTGACGTTCGGGTTGGTGTTCGCGATCGTTATCCCGTTTCTCATCGGTATCAACCCGACGATGGCGCTCGTCGCGGTCATCCTTGGGTCCATCTTCGTCCAGGTGATGTTCCTCTACGCGATGAACAGCATCGCACCGAAAGACCCCGTCTGGTTCCAAAGCGAGATGGCGCTCGACAGGAACGTCCGCATCCGAACGAGCCTCGTCGCCGGCGCGGGGTTGTCGCTGGCGCTCACCGCCGCCTGCTACGCCGCGCTCCGGGGGATGTTACCCATCGACGCCGGGAAGATTCCCCTCCCGCTGTACGTGGCGATACCGTTTACGCCGCTACTTCTCCCGGGCGTCGTGACGCAGCGAGAGGAGAAACGGGTGAAGAACCGCGACGAGGGGTTTCCCTCCTTCATCCGCGCGCTCGGGGCCGTCGAGAGCGTCAAACAGAGCTCGACCTCGTCGGTTCTGGCGAGCCTCAAAAAGAAGGACTTCGGCGCGCTCACCGCGAACATCTCGAACCTCTATCGGCGGTTGAACATGCGAATCGACTCGCAGCTCTCGTGGACGTACTTCTCCGCGGAGACGGGGTCGTACCTCATCCAGAAGTTCAGCGACATGTACGTCAAGGGACGGCGGATGGGCGGGGAGCCGAGACAGCTCGGGACGCTCATCAGCCGCAACATGACCGCCGTGTTGAACCTCCGTCGGAAGCGCTCACAGGAGGTCGGGACGGTGCTCGGGGTGCTCTACGGCGTCGTCCTCTCCAGTACGTTCGCCTACTACGTCGCCTTAGAGGTCGTCCGGGTGCTCAAGGAAATCTCGACGGAGATGGACGTCGACTCGAACATCGTCGGCTCGCTTCTGAACCCCTCGGTGTACACCATGCCCGAGATCGAGTTTCTGCTGCTCGTCGCGATCGTCGTCAACTCGTTTTTCGCGTCGATGATCATCCGCGTCATCGGCCGCGGCCACTCGATGACGTCGCTGCCGCACTTCGCGCTGCTCGTCTGGTCGAGTTCCATCGTCGCCGTCATCACGAGCGAGGTCGTCAGCACCCTCGTCGCGTTCTGA
- a CDS encoding type II toxin-antitoxin system VapC family toxin, whose product MNCFDTSALIDYLEGSEELKQVLETRENQPFFAPTVVLHEVFVGAARLRGEEGVREVREDLNWIEPLELTVDDAAEAAYVSAELSDAGTPIGSMDTLIAGICRSSGSTLITRDGHFDRVDGLETLTY is encoded by the coding sequence ATGAACTGTTTTGACACGAGTGCGCTCATCGACTATCTCGAAGGCTCCGAGGAACTAAAGCAGGTACTCGAAACGCGCGAAAATCAGCCGTTTTTCGCCCCGACAGTAGTGCTGCACGAAGTATTCGTCGGCGCTGCTCGTCTTCGCGGGGAGGAGGGTGTCCGCGAAGTCCGTGAGGATCTAAACTGGATCGAGCCACTCGAACTGACCGTTGACGATGCGGCAGAGGCAGCGTACGTGAGCGCTGAGCTGTCCGATGCCGGAACTCCGATTGGGTCGATGGATACGCTCATCGCGGGTATCTGTCGCTCGTCGGGTTCGACGCTAATCACACGAGATGGCCACTTCGACCGCGTGGACGGTCTCGAGACGCTCACGTACTGA
- a CDS encoding ABC transporter ATP-binding protein produces the protein MVRLFSDYGQKDRWLFVVGLVASLFSRLVALVPPLVLGIAIDALFTPGTETAYRLPVVPDGSLPSTPEAQLWLSLGLIVGASLLSVGLSWTQGVSLSLYSNRVQHAIRTDTYATMQRLDAAFFDDKQTGEVMSILNSDVRNLREFLGTTLSGAVQLVVSALGIGAVLFWLNAQLAAITLVAMPVLVVFTVAFMRTIRPRYRALRASVGALNTRLENNLSGIEVIKTSNTETYEDGRIEDASWDYYLKTWAVAKLEYFYQPGMELAANVAFAATFAIGGYWLVSGSTGPLGGPGLQVGEFVTFLFMTQRFVDPLAGAGRIVNSYENARASGERIFGLTDLPVAVVDDENAVDLGRVEGRIEYDSVSFAYEEGRPVLSEVGFVAEPGETVALVGPTGAGKSTAAKLLLRLYDVTDGSVRLDGVDVRDATLDSLRRAVGYVSQDVYLFDGTVRENLVYGAFDATEAEMVAAARAAEAHEFVSELPEGYDTRIGERGIKLSGGQRQRLSIARAMLQDPDVLVLDEATSAVDTETELLIQRALTRLTENRTTLVIAHRLSTIRRADQILVLEGGRVVERGTHDELVSLGGLYATLWGVQAGEFDRLDEAAVARLVREGAND, from the coding sequence ATGGTTCGGCTCTTTTCGGACTACGGCCAGAAAGACCGCTGGCTGTTCGTCGTCGGTCTCGTCGCGAGCCTGTTCAGTCGACTCGTCGCGCTCGTTCCCCCGCTGGTGCTCGGTATCGCCATCGACGCGCTGTTCACCCCCGGCACCGAGACGGCGTACCGCCTCCCCGTCGTCCCCGACGGGTCGCTGCCGTCGACGCCCGAAGCCCAACTGTGGCTCTCACTCGGCCTCATCGTCGGCGCGTCGCTTCTCTCGGTCGGACTCTCGTGGACGCAGGGCGTCTCGCTGTCGCTGTACTCGAATCGCGTCCAGCACGCCATCCGGACCGACACGTACGCGACGATGCAGCGCCTCGACGCGGCCTTCTTCGACGACAAGCAGACCGGCGAGGTGATGAGCATCCTCAACAGCGACGTCCGAAACCTCCGGGAGTTTCTCGGGACGACGCTCAGCGGCGCGGTCCAACTCGTCGTCTCCGCGCTCGGTATCGGCGCGGTGCTGTTCTGGCTCAACGCGCAGTTGGCGGCGATTACGCTCGTCGCCATGCCCGTTCTGGTCGTGTTCACCGTCGCGTTCATGCGGACGATTCGACCGCGCTACCGCGCGCTTCGCGCGAGCGTCGGCGCGCTCAACACCCGACTGGAGAACAACCTCTCGGGCATCGAGGTCATCAAGACCTCCAACACCGAGACGTACGAGGACGGCCGCATCGAGGACGCCTCGTGGGACTACTACCTGAAGACGTGGGCGGTCGCCAAACTGGAGTACTTCTACCAACCGGGGATGGAACTCGCCGCCAACGTCGCGTTCGCGGCGACGTTCGCCATCGGCGGCTACTGGCTGGTCAGCGGGTCGACCGGTCCGCTGGGCGGTCCGGGGTTGCAGGTCGGCGAGTTCGTCACGTTCCTGTTCATGACCCAGCGGTTCGTCGACCCGCTGGCGGGCGCGGGCCGCATCGTCAACTCCTACGAGAACGCCCGCGCCTCCGGTGAGCGCATCTTCGGGCTGACCGACCTCCCGGTTGCCGTCGTCGACGACGAGAACGCTGTCGACCTCGGCCGCGTCGAGGGTCGAATCGAGTACGACTCTGTTTCGTTTGCCTACGAGGAGGGCCGTCCCGTCCTCTCGGAGGTGGGCTTCGTCGCCGAACCGGGCGAGACCGTCGCGCTCGTCGGTCCCACGGGCGCGGGGAAGTCGACGGCCGCGAAACTGCTGCTTCGCCTTTATGACGTAACCGACGGGTCGGTCCGCCTCGACGGCGTCGACGTGCGCGACGCGACGCTCGACAGCCTCCGCCGCGCCGTCGGCTACGTCAGCCAGGACGTCTACCTGTTCGACGGCACGGTCAGAGAGAACCTCGTCTACGGCGCGTTCGACGCGACGGAGGCGGAGATGGTCGCCGCCGCGAGGGCTGCCGAGGCCCACGAGTTCGTCTCGGAACTCCCCGAGGGGTACGACACTCGAATCGGCGAGCGGGGGATCAAACTCTCGGGCGGGCAGCGCCAGCGGCTCTCCATCGCCCGCGCGATGTTACAGGACCCGGACGTGCTCGTGTTGGACGAGGCCACCTCCGCCGTCGACACCGAAACCGAGTTGCTCATCCAGCGGGCACTGACGCGGCTGACCGAGAATCGAACGACGCTCGTCATCGCACACCGCCTCTCGACGATTCGGCGGGCCGACCAGATTCTCGTCCTCGAAGGCGGGCGCGTCGTCGAACGCGGGACGCACGACGAACTCGTCTCGCTCGGCGGGCTGTACGCGACGCTGTGGGGCGTGCAGGCGGGCGAGTTCGACCGACTCGACGAGGCGGCCGTCGCGCGTCTGGTGCGCGAGGGTGCGAACGATTAA
- a CDS encoding antitoxin VapB family protein, giving the protein MGTKSLTITDEAYERLKAHKKEGESFTDTILRLTGSERDIMKGFGSWKGTGLREAVEETEDEFDDDLEERRNELF; this is encoded by the coding sequence ATGGGGACGAAGAGTCTCACAATCACCGACGAAGCGTACGAGCGTCTGAAGGCACACAAAAAAGAAGGGGAGAGTTTCACGGATACAATTCTCCGTCTCACGGGGAGTGAGCGGGATATCATGAAAGGATTCGGCTCGTGGAAGGGGACCGGCCTTCGCGAGGCCGTCGAAGAAACGGAAGACGAGTTCGACGACGACCTCGAGGAGCGTCGAAATGAACTGTTTTGA
- a CDS encoding archaellin/type IV pilin N-terminal domain-containing protein yields MLPFNKDNDRGQVGIETLIIFIAMILVAAVAAGVLINTAGFLQNKASATSDDSTEQVSNQVLVASAVGEVSDDELVNTLKFTTMQSPGAGEIDMNDATIEYIGPNGKKTLTHDADGTADATAGEFGTSALKDEDSSIPVLNAKDDRMEVQIALEEPASGDDVDTVTNELRALEGGESATVRFVTQSGSQYTYIVNVPESLSSSTGASVEV; encoded by the coding sequence ATGTTACCGTTCAACAAAGACAACGACCGAGGTCAGGTCGGTATCGAGACCCTGATCATCTTCATCGCCATGATTCTCGTGGCGGCAGTCGCCGCCGGTGTTCTCATCAACACCGCCGGCTTCCTGCAGAACAAAGCATCCGCAACCAGTGACGATTCCACCGAGCAGGTGTCCAACCAGGTCCTCGTGGCCAGCGCGGTTGGTGAAGTCAGCGATGACGAACTGGTTAACACGCTGAAGTTCACCACCATGCAGTCGCCGGGTGCCGGTGAGATCGACATGAACGACGCGACCATCGAGTACATCGGCCCGAACGGCAAGAAGACGCTTACTCACGATGCCGACGGAACGGCAGACGCCACCGCTGGTGAATTCGGCACGAGCGCGCTTAAGGACGAAGACAGCTCAATTCCGGTTCTCAACGCGAAGGACGACCGAATGGAAGTCCAGATCGCTCTCGAGGAACCCGCCTCTGGTGATGATGTCGACACGGTGACCAACGAACTTCGCGCCCTCGAAGGCGGCGAGTCCGCGACGGTCCGCTTCGTCACGCAGTCCGGCAGCCAGTACACGTACATCGTGAACGTGCCGGAATCGCTCAGCAGTTCGACTGGCGCTTCGGTCGAAGTCTAA
- a CDS encoding CARDB domain-containing protein gives MSSDGITQLVLFIAALTVAAGVATTLTTNVSDISSSLDTRGDSIVEGIDTDVEIISDPGSPDSIYDSTNQEVTLLVKNTGERTLSTDRGIDVLVDGQFVAVSNVEIVSGASAWRPGQTVSITVSKSLAAGEHRAVVRVDGDSAELLFYI, from the coding sequence ATGTCCAGCGACGGCATCACCCAGCTCGTGCTGTTCATCGCGGCGCTGACCGTCGCCGCGGGCGTCGCAACCACGCTGACGACGAACGTCAGCGACATCAGCAGTTCGCTCGACACCCGCGGCGACAGTATCGTCGAGGGAATCGACACCGACGTCGAGATAATCAGCGATCCGGGAAGCCCCGACTCGATCTACGACAGCACCAACCAAGAGGTCACCCTGCTCGTCAAGAACACCGGCGAGCGGACGCTCTCGACGGACAGAGGTATCGACGTCCTCGTCGACGGGCAGTTCGTCGCCGTCTCGAACGTCGAAATCGTCAGCGGTGCTTCGGCGTGGCGTCCCGGCCAGACCGTGAGCATCACCGTGTCGAAGTCGCTCGCGGCCGGCGAACACCGCGCGGTCGTTCGCGTCGACGGCGACTCCGCGGAGTTGCTGTTCTACATCTGA